In the Symphalangus syndactylus isolate Jambi chromosome 17, NHGRI_mSymSyn1-v2.1_pri, whole genome shotgun sequence genome, cgcccacctcagcctcccaaagtgctgggattacaggtgtgagccactgcaccagcccctGCCTCAGTTTCGTCTGAGGAGGAAGGGGCTTTGGAAGCCGCTGGCTCACTCTGCAGCACCCCTTCTTTGGGGCCGAGCTTGGGGTCTGGTAGGGGTTCCAGCTCTGCTCACTCATCCTCTCCCCTGAACAGGGCTTCACCCCCATGACGGTGCCAGACCTTCTCCGCGGAGCAGTGTTTGTGAGTGAGGCCTCTCCGCTTCCCTCGCCCACCTGGGTGTCAGGCCCTGCCGTGGGTGCCCGAGGCAGGGAAACCTGAGGAGACCGCCCTGGGGCTGGGTTGAGGGGGCCAGGCCATATCAAGGAGGCCAGGGCAGCTCCAGATGTATTCAGGGGAGGAGCTGGGGTTGTGACTGTAAAACGAGAGGCCAGGGTTACCTGTCCCCTGACCCCTGTGGCCTGGCCTCCTCCCCCAGGAAGGCTGTGGGATGACACCAAATGCCAACCCATCCCAAATTTACAATATCGACCCTGCTCGCTTCAAAGATCTCAACCTGGCTGGAACAgcagaggtggggcttgcaggTGAGGACCTGTGTGGGTGgtggggaggagcaggagggatGTGGAAGGACAACTGGGAGCATCCAGGGAGCACTGGGGGTGACCACCTGCCCAGAGCAGCTCAGCAGCCCCAGGGCCAACACGTACGGCTGTGTAGGTTGTTTACTGCACAGCAGTATAGTGACAATCAGCCCCGGCCCTTGACCTGGGGTTGCATCCACCAGAGGGAGGGCCTCTTATTCTCCCAAAGGCTTCCTCTGGGCACTGGCAGCCCTGGCTCATCCTGTGGTCTCTCCTCCCAGGCTACTTCATGGACCACACCGTGGCCTTCAGGGACCTGCCAGTCAGGTGACACCTAGTTTCCTTAGACCTTGACCCTACCTGTGACAATCACTCTTCCCTCCTTGACCCGACTTTCCCTGCTCTCTGCCAGGATGGTTTGCTCCAGCACCTGCTACCGGGCGGAGACAAACACGGGACAGGAACCCCGGGGGCTGTACCGAGTACACCATTTCACCAAGGCTGGTGTCACTGGGACTGAacggggctggggtggggggtcaCCCCAAGAGCTCAGAGCCTCCTGACTCCTGTGCCCTCTGTCCCAGGTGGAGATGTTTGGGGTGACAGGCCCTGGGCTGGAGGAGAGCTCACAGCTGCTGGAGGAGTTCCTGTCCCTTCAGATGGAGATCTTGACAGAGCTGGGCTTGCACTTCCGGTGCGGAGAGGGGCCGGGGGCCCAGGGATGGCAGGGGTGGGGTAGGGCAGGGACGAGGGCCTGGCTAGCTGCTCTTCACTCTGGAACCACCTCTCCAGCCCCCTCGTTGCCCCCTCTTCCTGTACAAGGATTACAGGAGCATATACAGGATCCCAGTCTGTCTGCCGTGTGCCGGGGGCCCCTCACAGGACTGTAACAGAAGCATGAACAGCACACAGTGTGCCAGAGTGGACACCCAGGCCTCTTTCCTCCTGCTGCTCCCCGTCTCTCTGGGCCGCTGCCTCATCTGTGCAGCCCAAGATGCTTTTTCACCTCCcagtggggagtgggggtgggaaaAGGGGGAGCCAGAGGTTGCGAGTCCCACTTCCTCTCACCCTGTCAGTCACACGCAGCTTTCAAGAGAGGCTGAGAAATGTGGACTTCTTTTCTGGGTGACCCATTGTAAAAAACTGGGAgcgtaggccgggtgtggtggctcactcctgtaaattccagcacttttgggaggccatggcaggaggattgcttgaggccaggagttcaagaccagcctgggcaacacagcaagagctcgtctttactttttttttttgagacagagtctcgctctgtcgcccaggctggagtgcagtggcgcgatctcggctcactgcaagctccgcctcccaggttcacgccattctcctgcctcagcctctccaagtagctgggactacaggcgcccgccaccatgcctggctaatttttttgtatttttggtagagacggggtttcaccgtggtctcgatctcctgacttcgtgatccgcccgcctcagcctcccaaagtgctgggattacaagcctgagccaccgcgcccggcctcgtctttacatttttaaaaattagctgggtatggtggcacacacctgtggtcccagctactcgggagactgaggcaggagaattgcttgaacccaggaggtggaggctacaatgacctgtgatcatgccactgcactctagcctggggcaacagagtgagaccctgtctctaaaaaaaaaaataaaggctatgcacggtggctcacacctataatcccagcactttgggaggccgaggcaggcggatcacctgaggtcaggagttcaagaccagcctggccaacatggtgaaaccccatctatactaaaaatataaaaattagccgggcatggtggcacacacctgtaatcccatctactcaggaggctgagacaggagaatcacttgaacccaggaggtggaggttgcagtgagccgagatcgctccactgctctccagcctgggcaacagagccagactccgtctcagaaaaaaaaaaaaaaaggaaaaaaaaccaaggGTACCTAGAAGGTGCAAATGTGCGATTGGCCACTGTGAACAGCCGGTGGACCCTGCCATGTGCCTTTTTCCCCTCCCATCAACCTCTTTTGTGCCTCCCCCTCCATGTACCACCTTCTCCATCACCACCCCTGGCCTCACAACTCTCTCCTTTGGCACTGtcatctccttttttttgtttgtttgttttgagtagatgaggtctccctatgttgcccaggctggtctcaaactcctgggctttttcctgctttttggcTGCCTTCTCTTCCAtcgtttccatttcttcctcctgctcctcctctcaCCTGCTGACCTTCCCCACACCTTTGTCCTTGACCGCAGGGTCCTGGACATGCCCACCCAGGAACTGGGCCTCCCCGCCTACCGCAAGTTTGACATTGAGGCCTGGATGCCAGGCCGAGGCCGCTTTGGAGAGGTGAGCCCTGTGCCGCTGGAGACGGGGTGGGCAGGAGGACGGGCCTGCCCCCCATCGCTGATCTGCTCAGCCTGCCGCTGCTCCACCCCAGGTCACCAGTGCTTCCAACTGCACAGACTTCCAGAGCCGCCGCCTCCACATCATGTTCCAGACCGAGGCTGGGGAGCTGCAGTTTGCCCACACGGTGAGGCCCGCACAGCCTCCTGCCCCCGTGCCCTCGCCCGCAGCCTCCGCCACCCTAGACCACCCACCTTGGCTCCTCCCTGGGCTCGGCTTGGGGTGGGCGCCTGGTTCCAAGCATGGCTGTCTCACAGGTGAACGCCACTGCCTGTGCTGTCCCCCGCCTCCTCATTGCGCTCCTGGAGAGTAACCAGCAAAAGGTGAGGGGCCGAGCGGCCCACCCAGAGAGGCAGCTCAGCGCGGGGGAGGGCTGGGGCATCTGCAGTGTCCTGAGGTCTGCTCTGTCCCCAGGACGGCTCAGTGCTCGTGCCCCCTGCCCTCCAGCCCTACCTTGGCACCGATCGGATCACAGCCCCCACCCACGTGCCTCTCCAGTACATTGGCCCCAACCAGCCCCGGAAGCCTGGGCTGCCTGGCCAGCCTGCTGTAAGCTGAGAACCCACCCACAGCAGCCCTTGGGGGTGTCACTGCTTCCTGGAGCTCAGGAGACCCCGGACACCTGGGACCTGTGTTCCTGAGCCCATCCTGACATCTGTGTTCTTCCTGTCAGCTCCACGCCCGGGCCCCTGGACCCCAGGGTCCACCTCTCCTCTGTTCTTGCTGCCTCAGAGTCAGTCACTGACCGTTATCATTGAGGGTCCCAGTGGGAAGCAGGACGTCTGGGCTTTATGGTTCTAGGGACAGGAGAAGCAGAGGAAGAGGcttccatccctccttccttcttccctcccacaGTGCTAAGCTAAATGTCCCCAATAAATGGTCAGGACAAAGGCCTCTGTGGATCTGTGAACAAGGGAGATGCCCGGCTCTCCCGGAGCTGCTGAGCAACCGCTCGGAGGCACTGTCCTCAAAGGGTCTGTGGCTGCAAAGACCATGGCTGGAAGTGCCTAGCCACACCCCAGTGCACATGGAGGCTGGCCTAGGGGCCACCAGGGGAGCTGAGAGGATGCTGaattctctccccttcctctggAACAAGCCAGAACAGAGTCACCCTCCAAGGGTTCCTTCGAGCCGACCCCGGCCCCAGCCTTACCCCTCAGTCCCCAGCTCCCCATGCAGCTGTCCCTTCTGCAGCTCCTGGTAGGGGCCCAGTGGGCATCGCAAACTCAGGGAAACCACCTGGGCCTCTGATCACTTTGCCTGCACCTGCTCCTCCACAGGCATGCCCATCCCAGGACATTTTCCTGGCTGCCCAGGCCACAACCCTTCGGGTTAGCCTCGACTTTCATCTCATATCCACATCCACTTCATTAGCAACCCTGGCAACACCACCTTCAGAATATTTACagaatctggccaggcgcagtggctcacgcctgtaatcccagcactttgggaggccgaggcaggcagatcacctgaggtcaggagttcaagaccagcctggccaacctagtgaaatcacatctctactaaaaatacaaaaattagccggacatggtggcaggcacctgtaatcccagctactcgggaggctgaggcaggagaatcgcttgaacctgggaggcggaggttgggttgtggtgagcagagattgcgccattgcactccagcctgggctacggtGCAAGagtccgtttcaaaaaaaaaaaagctgggcatggtggcgggcacctgtaatcctagctccttgggaggctgaggcagaattctcgagcctggcaggcagaggttgcagtaagctgagatcacaccactgcactccagcctgggcgacggagcgagacttcatctcaaaaaagatttCCAGACTCTGCCCACTGTTCTCCCTGACCCTACCTTGGCCCTGCTCCCCGATCCCTCCCCTTTGGTTAACCCTGGAAGCCTCTTCACTGGCTCCCTGCTCTTCATCCTCGCCACACAGCCAGAGGGACCTGTGAGTGCCTCAGCTGGGTGTCCCACCCCTGCTCAGAGGTCTCCTGTGGCTTCATCTCAGAGTAAAAGGGTAAAGTGGTCATCGAGGCCCCTAAGACCCCACCTGAGCCTCTCCACCTTCCTCTTCGGCCCATCTTTCTGTCTTGCTTGGTCCACCCAACCCGCCTTGATGTTGAAACTCTCCAAGCTCCTTCCTGCATCGTGCATTTGCATCGGTGAGTCTCCCTCTCTGGCTGTCTCTCCCTTAGATGGTGTGTGCTGGCCTCCATCTTATCACTCAGGCcttagctcaaatgtcaccttttccAAGAAGTCTTCTGTGACCACAGTAAAACGCCCCCAGCACTCAGTATCTACatctgagataatttttttttttttttttgagatggagtctcactgtcccgggctggagtgcagtggtgtgatctcggctcacggcaaactctgagagattcttgtgcctcagcctcccgcatagctgggattacaggcaagtgccaccatgcccggctaattttttgtattttaagtagagacagggtttcaccatgttggccaggctggtcttgaactcctgacctcaggtaatgcacccgcattggcctcccaaagtgctgggattacaggcatgagccaccacacctggcctgagatACTATATTTTTGATGCATTTCTGTCTTCCTTACTTAATATGTATTGACATGTGTCAAATAccagctccaggagggcagaggtATCCCCCCATTGGCTCACTGCTGTAGCCTCAGGTGTAAAAGAGGACCTGGCatgtagtagatgctcaacaaaaATTACTGGACTGAAGATGCTTGGATGTGTGCAGTTCCCAGTACCAGGCACTTCCCTAAACACCGTACACACAACTATTTAATCCTCACTGTCCAGCTGTACAGTATGTTGTCACCAACCCTA is a window encoding:
- the SARS2 gene encoding serine--tRNA ligase, mitochondrial isoform X2, with translation MAASMARRLWPLLTRRGLRPRGGCISNDSPRRSFATEKRNRNLLYEHAREGYSALPQLAIERFCACPEEAAHALELRKGELRSADLPAIISTWQELRQLREQIRSLEEEKAAVTEAVRALLANQDSGEVQQVWLDPGAGSIFGPAFLPFPGQLSLLVEAQLEEQFYLQALKLPNQTHPDVPVGDESQARVLHVVGDKPVFSFQPRGHLEIGEKLDIIRQKRLSHVSGHRSYYLRGAGALLQHGLVNFTFNKLLRQGFTPMTVPDLLRGAVFEGCGMTPNANPSQIYNIDPARFKDLNLAGTAEVGLAGYFMDHTVAFRDLPVRMVCSSTCYRAETNTGQEPRGLYRVHHFTKVEMFGVTGPGLEESSQLLEEFLSLQMEILTELGLHFRVLDMPTQELGLPAYRKFDIEAWMPGRGRFGEVTSASNCTDFQSRRLHIMFQTEAGELQFAHTVNATACAVPRLLIALLESNQQKDGSVLVPPALQPYLGTDRITAPTHVPLQYIGPNQPRKPGLPGQPAVS
- the SARS2 gene encoding serine--tRNA ligase, mitochondrial isoform X1; this encodes MAASMARRLWPLLTRRGLRPRGGCISNDSPRRSFATEKRNRNLLYEHAREGYSALPQLAIERFCACPEEAAHALELRKGELRSADLPAIISTWQELRQLREQIRSLEEEKAAVTEAVRALLANQDSGEVQQDPKYQGLRARGREIRKELVHLYSREAQLEEQFYLQALKLPNQTHPDVPVGDESQARVLHVVGDKPVFSFQPRGHLEIGEKLDIIRQKRLSHVSGHRSYYLRGAGALLQHGLVNFTFNKLLRQGFTPMTVPDLLRGAVFEGCGMTPNANPSQIYNIDPARFKDLNLAGTAEVGLAGYFMDHTVAFRDLPVRMVCSSTCYRAETNTGQEPRGLYRVHHFTKVEMFGVTGPGLEESSQLLEEFLSLQMEILTELGLHFRVLDMPTQELGLPAYRKFDIEAWMPGRGRFGEVTSASNCTDFQSRRLHIMFQTEAGELQFAHTVNATACAVPRLLIALLESNQQKVRGRAAHPERQLSAGEGWGICSVLRSALSPGRLSARAPCPPALPWHRSDHSPHPRASPVHWPQPAPEAWAAWPACCKLRTHPQQPLGVSLLPGAQETPDTWDLCS
- the SARS2 gene encoding serine--tRNA ligase, mitochondrial isoform X3 — its product is MAASMARRLWPLLTRRGLRPRGGCISNDSPRRSFATEKRNRNLLYEHAREGYSALPQLAIERFCACPEEAAHALELRKGELRSADLPAIISTWQELRQLREQIRSLEEEKAAVTEAVRALLANQDSGEVQQDPKYQGLRARGREIRKELVHLYSREAQLEEQFYLQALKLPNQTHPDVPVGDESQARVLHVVGDKPVFSFQPRGHLEIGEKLDIIRQKRLSHVSGHRSYYLRGAGALLQHGLVNFTFNKLLRQGFTPMTVPDLLRGAVFEGCGMTPNANPSQIYNIDPARFKDLNLAGTAEVGLAGYFMDHTVAFRDLPVRMVCSSTCYRAETNTGQEPRGLYRVHHFTKVEMFGVTGPGLEESSQLLEEFLSLQMEILTELGLHFRVLDMPTQELGLPAYRKFDIEAWMPGRGRFGEVTSASNCTDFQSRRLHIMFQTEAGELQFAHTVNATACAVPRLLIALLESNQQKDGSVLVPPALQPYLGTDRITAPTHVPLQYIGPNQPRKPGLPGQPAVS
- the SARS2 gene encoding serine--tRNA ligase, mitochondrial isoform X4, with translation MELLPLEREISTWQELRQLREQIRSLEEEKAAVTEAVRALLANQDSGEVQQDPKYQGLRARGREIRKELVHLYSREAQLEEQFYLQALKLPNQTHPDVPVGDESQARVLHVVGDKPVFSFQPRGHLEIGEKLDIIRQKRLSHVSGHRSYYLRGAGALLQHGLVNFTFNKLLRQGFTPMTVPDLLRGAVFEGCGMTPNANPSQIYNIDPARFKDLNLAGTAEVGLAGYFMDHTVAFRDLPVRMVCSSTCYRAETNTGQEPRGLYRVHHFTKVEMFGVTGPGLEESSQLLEEFLSLQMEILTELGLHFRVLDMPTQELGLPAYRKFDIEAWMPGRGRFGEVTSASNCTDFQSRRLHIMFQTEAGELQFAHTVNATACAVPRLLIALLESNQQKVRGRAAHPERQLSAGEGWGICSVLRSALSPGRLSARAPCPPALPWHRSDHSPHPRASPVHWPQPAPEAWAAWPACCKLRTHPQQPLGVSLLPGAQETPDTWDLCS